In Chitinophaga sp. H8, the sequence CACTAGAACGGTTAATTTGATTGTATATATTTTTGAAAAAAAACTCATTTCCCTGTTATTTGAAGTATTGGCATCACGTTTATCCCTGCTTATTTACTAAGAGACGCTGATATGTCCTGGTAATGCTTTGCCTGTCTTTCAAAGCTCTTTTGCCCCAGCTGATAATATTCCATAATGGCAGCTTTCTGGGCAGCAGTGGCCTTCGGGATCTTGCTTGACAGAATCCCTTCCATTATTCCTTTAAACACATCGTTGTTTGGCAAATTCATTATGTAGCGCTTATAGTAATCGATCATTCCATCCAGGTCTTTGTTGACCACATATAGTGCGATCCTGCACAAATGCACCTCCTGAATCATTGGATCCATCTTCAGCAATGAAATGGTATATACGATATCCTCCACTTGTTGAGGCGTGTAGTAAACATTGTATTTGGCCCCATTTTCATTGGCGATCAGGTACATGTGTTTGCGTACTTTATCAAAGATGAGCTGGTTGGCTACTTCCTCACCCAATGTCAGATCGATTTTTCTTTTACTCCACATTAACTTCCTGAAAAAAGGGCTGCCAAATTCCGCTGTACTCAATGCGAGGTTCAGGTAATCAACACTGAACCGTTCAAAGTCATATGCAATGTCAAAAACCTCATTCAGCACAGCAGTTGGATCTTTAGCATTGTCAGCCAGCGCCTTGGCATAAGGCAATGCAGTAAGCATGCTCTTATCCTTCTCATAAGCAGCCTTCAGGTTTACCATTGAATTATCAGGTTTCATAGCCACTTTCACTTTTTCAATGAATTCTTCTGCACCGGCCTTGCCTATCACACGGTTGATCTCTTCTCCTTTTGCATCCAGGATAAGGAATGTTGGGAACATTTTGACATCATACTTTTTACCAATATCGATGCCTTCTCCTTTTTCAATGTCAAATTTAACAGAGACGAACTTTGGGTTGAAAAAGTCGCCTGCTACTTTTTTAGGAAATTCCTGTTTGGCCATTTCAATGCATGGGCCGCACCAGCTGGTGTAACAATCCACAAAGATCAACTTTGGATCTGCCGGGTCATTAGCTTTCGTAATGGCCTGTTTAAGCGTCAACTCCTGGAAAACAATACCCTGTGCAATAAGTGTATTATGTGAACATAATACACCTATTGCTATAAATAGAGAAACAATGAATACTTTCATATTAGATTTTTGACTGGATTAACTCTTTTAACTTTGGATCAGAAGGTCTGATAGCGTCATAACTTACTATCTTACCGTTCTTATCAAACAGAATAAACCGTGGTACTTCAGTCACTTCGTAATCCTGGATTAAACTTCCCTGGTTATTGGAGTATAAATGCAGGCCTGACAGCTTCTTAGTCTCCACCATATTCTTCCATTTATCTTTTTCCGTGTCTATTGAAACACTAAGGAAAACAATATCTGCGCCTTCAAAAGATTTTTCGAGTGCCTCCAGTGCAGGCTGTTCAGCAAGACAAGGTTTACACCATGTAGCCCACACATCTACCAGTACCACTTTTCCACGGAAGTCTTTGAGATGATATACCTTACCATTCATATCAGGATATGCAAAATCAACAGACTCTGCGCCAGGTTCCTTTAAGTTGGCTCTTTTTTCAAGGATCTTCATCCTGTTCTTCTGCTGAGTTGTGACCATGTACTGTTTGTTGTTTTTTACAAAAGCAGCCATGTTCTGGTATTCTTGGCGTTCTAACAAGGAGAGTATGTAGTCAGCTCTCATCTTAGGATTCGTGATCTCTGTGGCAATGATATCCTCCAGGAACCCATTCTCGTGATTATAGATATAGTGCTTTACAAATATGGTACCCTGTATGTAACTGTAACCAAAAGGTAGCGTCCAGATCTGCGGATTTGAAAATTTCTCCGTATTTAACATATTTGACATGAAAGCAGGGTATTGCTCACGCTCAGCATATCCCAGCCCCATGTTAAATGGCCCCAGTGCATCCTTTCTAAAACAATAAGGTAGCATGAATTTAACATAGCTGTCAAATTTTGCATTGCCGGTTTTGATAACGTTTACAAATGCTTCCATAGGTTTTACCAGGGAATCCAGAGTACCAGCAAAATAGTCTGCTGACCGTTTAAAACCATCTTTGGTATAGCTGTATTTCCTGAGCGGCGTCACTATTTTGTTCCATTCAGCAAAAACTTTATTTTCTGCATTCACCTTACCTCCATACGTGATCTCACCCAAACCTGCATTGAGCGTCAGCGTATCACCTTTACGCAGGTATACCGGGTAAATCTCATCTGGAAAACCAATATACCTAATCACATTCAGATCACTGTCTGCCACCTGTACCTGGAAGGAGTGGTCATGCCTGGCCAACGGGATCATAGTCAATGGAACCATGCCACCGTTTTCTGCCTTGAAGAGATATATCTGGCCGGTATTTACCGTACTGGTATTCTCTTTTATAAATTTCCCATTGATCGTTGCTTGCTGTGCCCAGCCTATAGCAGAGAGGGCCAGCATCAGCATAGATAATACCGTTTTCTTCATTTTGATGTTTAGTTATAATTTGAAATACGCTGTTGCTTGTTTTGATTGTCTTGTTATTGAACCGGAACATTTATATCAGCCAGTATCTGTCTGATATAGCCATATTTGGTCATAATATTGGGCTGGTTACCATACAGCTGTTTAAACTGTTCTTCTGAATTTCCAAGTGTTGCCTCCAGGTACATGCATACATCCATCCAGGTTGACATCGGGGTATAATAACTGTTTCTTGGATCTGTACCCAGGAATCCAACCGCCTGTGGTGTAGCTGTGATCCCTGGCGGCAGACCGGTCACCTGGCTGGAAAGCTGGAATATGTAAATACTATAGATATCCCGTGAGGTTACATACTTCCTGGAAGTGTTGTAAAATTTCTCCAGGATATTGTTATACTTTTCATCGAGTACTGCATTGGTAAGGAATGCCCGCAGGATGGCTCCCTTGTAAGCTGCACGGGTGGTTGCGTCCATCTGTGATATCTGGGGCACAGCACCTATCACAATTGTATTAAATCCCTTGAATGCATATTTGCCAAATGCATCGCTATTCAGCGTATCCACCAGTAATATACTGGGCACATGCACACCTGCTGGCAGTATAGGCAAGATCTCTTCTCTCAGAAAAGCCAGCGCCGCAGGTACGTCTGCTTCAGTGCAATATGTAAATGACTGTACATTTGGTGTTCCACTCTGCACACCGCCTAAGGAATAATTCATGGACAACACCTCATAGTAGGTATATTCCTTCCCAAACACGTCCTTGCGCTGCTGTGAGCCAATGGTATCGTTCATGTATACCGGTATACCCGTTTCTTTGTAAAACAGGTAATTGGCATGGATGGCAGGATCATTGGGATTATCCTCTACTACGAGCCAGTTCCTGTCGTAATCAGGGAAAACCGTTTCTTCTTCCTTCCTGCAGGATGTTGCCATAGCAAATAAGGCAAAGGCGAACAGGTATATATTGATGTTCATTTGCAATGGTTTTATAGTGCTTGGACCTGACGAGCAGGACGAATCGGATTTGTTAAGGACCCACGATTGAATTCTATGGCATAATTAGGGATTGGTACCTGCCATGCCGGGCCATCTACTGTGATGGATTTCAGCACGTAATTGCCAACCTGGGTATGGGTGTTTGATTGTGCGTCATAGCTATAGACTGGGTGCCTGATAGTGAAAGCGGATGATAAGGGATATTTCGAATTGACTGCATAACGCCTGAGATCAAACCAGCGATGCCCTTCAAAGCACAGTTCACGACGGCGCTCTGCACGGATGAAGTCAACCAGCGCCTTATTTGACGAAGGAAGCTGATCTGCACTGGCATTCCTGAACCTTTTCATTCGCAGGTTCTCCAGTTCTACCCGTGATTCCCCATCTGCACCCATCATGGCCAACGCTTCTGCACGGTTCAGGACTACTTCGGCATATCGGAAGTAGAAGATGCAGGACACCTGGGCCGGATCATTATACATATTCCATGTACGGTATTTGGCAGGTAACCAGGATCTGCTTTTACTCGCCCTTTGAAAAAACGCAACCCTTCTCAGGTCGGCCGTGTCATAAGTGGCTATCAGGTCATTGGTTGCTTTGAAAGCGGAAACCCTGTTATCATTGCCAGCCCAGCTTGAAAGAGAGTCGTTCATGAAAATGCCAGGGATGACATAGGAGCCCATGGTAAAAATGGATTCACTGGCACCACGGTAACTGAAGCTGTTGCCTGTTACATATTGGTTAAGGTCTGTGAGACTGTAGCCCATCGTTTCAAAGTTCTTCAACACCGACACTACTTTGTCATATTGTTCTGTGAACAGGTATACCCGGCTTTGCAATGCTTTCACAGCTGCGATACCTACCCTGATATTGTTGTCAGGGTTATAACCTTCCAGGTAGATAGCAGCCTGATCCAGATCTGCAATGATCTGGTTGTAGACCTTCTCATTATTATCACGGGTGAAATACTTATCGTCAATCTTTTCAGAGACTTTTACGGGTACACCTTCATCTGTGGCAGCGCTGCTTTTCCGATACGGAGATCCATAGATGTTCTGCAACATAAAATAGTAGTATCCCCTAAGGAAATAGGCTTCCCCGCGTATATGTTTCAATTGCGGGTTGGGCGCTGCGCTGTCCGCCAGTCTGGCTGCCTGGAAAAGTATTGCATTTAAAGCCCCGATACGTTTGTATAGTTTTCTCCAGGCAGTTTCCTCCCAGGAGGCGTTCAGGACATCTACAGCAGGTGCCTGGCTCCAGTCATGAAATCCGGATAATTTGTAAAGCGGGGTAGCCTGGCTTGTTTCTACAAAATCCGCTACAAATGCTTCACTATCGTCATCCATCAGGTGAAGCCATGGTGCGAAGACAGCCGACTCTGAAGACACATCTGACATGGTAGACTGGCTATAAATAGAGAGTTGAACATTTGGCATAAAGGCTTCGCCGATCATCAGCCCTTCCAGGTCAGCTGTGGTAGAAGCATATTTTTGATCTGTTGTATATTCCTCCAGAAATTTACTGCATGATGACAGCAACAGTAAGCATGTAAGCAGCGCAATTAAATTTTTCATGGTGCTTATATTTTAAAATGATACGTTAATGCTACCTGTGTAGGCAGGTCTTACTGATAGGTTGATATTTGGAGATTGGCCTGATTGTGCAGGGTCCTGTCCTTTCAGCAACCTGTTGGTGATCGTAAACAGGTTTGTGCCTGTGATGCTGACATAGGCAGATGCAAAGCCTAACCTCCGGATCATTTTCTCATCAAAGTTGTATTTGAATGAAGCCGATTGTAGCTTCAGATAGTTGGCACTTACCAGCCTTATATCCGAGTTGTCATACATGTCATATATGCTACCTCCAAATGAATACGCACTGGCAGGATACATATTCCACCATGGGGTATTCTGGGTGGTGTTGACCTGTAGCCCGGGAATGTTGGTATCATTTTCATCACCCGGGCGCCGCCATCTGCGTACAAATTCTTTGCGCAGGTTCTGTTGCGGATAGGCAATTGTAGATGCATACCCGGAGGCTATTTTTAGCATCCTGATCTTGTTACCCAGGGAATAAGTTACGTTGAAGGACAGACCAAAGTTGCGCCAGCCAAAGTAGTTGGAGATGCCTCCCTGTATAAAAGGTTCTCTTCTGCCAGACTCACTCATGACGGCGAGATATACATCCTCTCTTTTCATCTGGGAATACTTCTTATTATATTCTTCTGACATTTCTGGTTCTGCTCCATAAAAGATTGGAGAACCATCCACGGGGCTCAGCCCTTTAAATTTATAGGAGTAAAAAGTATTGAGCGGTTTTCCGGACAGTTGTACTGAACCATCCAGGAAGTTGTTGTAAGTGATGTTGTCCACCAGTACATTGTTCCTGTTATTGATAGCCCTGTTCAATACTTTGTTCAGTACCTGACCTAACTGAGGGTCTATGCGCCATACGAAACCGCGTTTTGTACTGCCCAGGGAGGTATTATCAATAGCCCGGATTGACAAGGACACTTCTATACCTTTGTTCTCCAGGTTGCCACTGTTAATAACATATTTTTCTACGCCATTGACCTCCGACACTGTTTTGTCCAGGAATGCATCTTTTGTTTTTTTATAGAAATAGGCAAATGAACCATTCAGTTTACCTTTCAGGATCGAAAATTCCACTCCTGCATTAAATGATGAAGTTCTTTCCCATTTCAGATCAGGATTAGGATAATTTACGATGTTGGATGAGGTTTCATTATAGTAGGGATTGGTAGCCAGATTCTGGCGGATCACCATATTCGCGGACTGACCAGGCAACATATTCCCTTGCCAGCCCCAAGAACCTTTCAATGCCATATCATTGATCCAGGAAACATTGTGGAATACATCATTTTTCATATTCCAGCGACCGGACACTGCCCATATAGGCAGGAAGCGATTGTTGGTTCTGGCACCAAAAAGATTGGATTGTTCACCCCTGATGTGTACGTTCAGCATATACCTGTTATCATAGGAGTAACCAGCTGTGCTGAACCAGGCAAAATCGTTTGTAAGCTGGCGGTTAAAATAACCTAAAGCAGCTTTTGTGGTCATCCACTGCTGATAGTAGCCGGTGTAGGTAGTGGGTATAATATCAA encodes:
- a CDS encoding RagB/SusD family nutrient uptake outer membrane protein, producing the protein MKNLIALLTCLLLLSSCSKFLEEYTTDQKYASTTADLEGLMIGEAFMPNVQLSIYSQSTMSDVSSESAVFAPWLHLMDDDSEAFVADFVETSQATPLYKLSGFHDWSQAPAVDVLNASWEETAWRKLYKRIGALNAILFQAARLADSAAPNPQLKHIRGEAYFLRGYYYFMLQNIYGSPYRKSSAATDEGVPVKVSEKIDDKYFTRDNNEKVYNQIIADLDQAAIYLEGYNPDNNIRVGIAAVKALQSRVYLFTEQYDKVVSVLKNFETMGYSLTDLNQYVTGNSFSYRGASESIFTMGSYVIPGIFMNDSLSSWAGNDNRVSAFKATNDLIATYDTADLRRVAFFQRASKSRSWLPAKYRTWNMYNDPAQVSCIFYFRYAEVVLNRAEALAMMGADGESRVELENLRMKRFRNASADQLPSSNKALVDFIRAERRRELCFEGHRWFDLRRYAVNSKYPLSSAFTIRHPVYSYDAQSNTHTQVGNYVLKSITVDGPAWQVPIPNYAIEFNRGSLTNPIRPARQVQAL
- a CDS encoding TlpA family protein disulfide reductase, producing MKKTVLSMLMLALSAIGWAQQATINGKFIKENTSTVNTGQIYLFKAENGGMVPLTMIPLARHDHSFQVQVADSDLNVIRYIGFPDEIYPVYLRKGDTLTLNAGLGEITYGGKVNAENKVFAEWNKIVTPLRKYSYTKDGFKRSADYFAGTLDSLVKPMEAFVNVIKTGNAKFDSYVKFMLPYCFRKDALGPFNMGLGYAEREQYPAFMSNMLNTEKFSNPQIWTLPFGYSYIQGTIFVKHYIYNHENGFLEDIIATEITNPKMRADYILSLLERQEYQNMAAFVKNNKQYMVTTQQKNRMKILEKRANLKEPGAESVDFAYPDMNGKVYHLKDFRGKVVLVDVWATWCKPCLAEQPALEALEKSFEGADIVFLSVSIDTEKDKWKNMVETKKLSGLHLYSNNQGSLIQDYEVTEVPRFILFDKNGKIVSYDAIRPSDPKLKELIQSKI
- a CDS encoding thioredoxin family protein; translation: MKVFIVSLFIAIGVLCSHNTLIAQGIVFQELTLKQAITKANDPADPKLIFVDCYTSWCGPCIEMAKQEFPKKVAGDFFNPKFVSVKFDIEKGEGIDIGKKYDVKMFPTFLILDAKGEEINRVIGKAGAEEFIEKVKVAMKPDNSMVNLKAAYEKDKSMLTALPYAKALADNAKDPTAVLNEVFDIAYDFERFSVDYLNLALSTAEFGSPFFRKLMWSKRKIDLTLGEEVANQLIFDKVRKHMYLIANENGAKYNVYYTPQQVEDIVYTISLLKMDPMIQEVHLCRIALYVVNKDLDGMIDYYKRYIMNLPNNDVFKGIMEGILSSKIPKATAAQKAAIMEYYQLGQKSFERQAKHYQDISASLSK